The Cervus canadensis isolate Bull #8, Minnesota chromosome X, ASM1932006v1, whole genome shotgun sequence genome contains a region encoding:
- the LOC122434812 gene encoding small nuclear ribonucleoprotein E-like, whose translation MAYRSQGQKVQKVMVQPINLIFRYLQNRSWVQVWLYEQVNMRIEGCIIGFDEYMNLILDDAEEIHSKTTSRKQLGRIMLKGDNITLLQSVSN comes from the coding sequence aTGGCGTACCGGAGCCAGGGCCAGAAGGTGCAGAAGGTGATGGTGCAGCCCATCAACCTCATCTTCAGATACTTGCAAAACAGATCATGGGTTCAGGTGTGGCTTTATGAGCAAGTGAATATGCGGATAGAGGGCTGTATCATTGGTTTTGATGAGTATATGAACCTCATATTAGATGATGCAGAAGAGATTCATTCTAAAACAACATCAAGAAAACAACTGGGTCGGATCATGCTAAAAGGAGATAACATTACTCTGCTCCAAAGTGTCTCCAACTAG